The Desmonostoc muscorum LEGE 12446 genome includes a region encoding these proteins:
- a CDS encoding GAF domain-containing hybrid sensor histidine kinase/response regulator — MQVVAARSITEYNQAQEGLQIREDSRRKQSQTLVQLARSKTFQQGNLNASVREITETAARTLLVERVGVWLYNEERSKMECIDLYDVNTKEHSFGSSLLKTNYPAYFQALEQERSIAVDDARNDIRTQELSESYLSTFGITSLLDAPIWLEGHLVGVVCHEHIGQGRQWTLEEETFAGSIADFVTLAIEASQRNTAQEALRQSEAQFRAIFECSSIGIALIDMKAQIVDTNVALCEILGYSREELYGKRFTNYLCRQKGDLEIYKQLVSGIGTDLGKTSRVEVKGQPADRHRIEMERCCLHQNGSLVWTHISVSVIPGSNGQPEFFLAMIEDITERKQTELKLRASQEAAEAASRAKSEFLATMSHELRTPLNAIMGLSQLLQEEIVGSLNEKQKEYIDCIYGSGEQLLAVINDILDLSKVEAGKEELLLLPLPVSEICNYAISTVRDRALEKGLGLTCEIDPEADTCIADERRIKQMLLNLLTNAVKFTPAGEVSVVVKKLPQGMKFIVSDTGIGIDSSQFEFLFEPFKQLDSKLNRQYEGTGLGLALTRKLARLHGGDVTVKSTLGEGSEFTLFLPNRSHLEDEGENFTLSASSSLSIPQNQTILFVEDEQNTGIVLQDYLQTIGYRVKWINSGNDFLKQVQSLKPDLILLDVQLVGDVSGWDLLNILRQEPSLEDLQVVMMGFNELSEEKISILEAGANDYILKPIRIFELESMLMRYLNEIDFEMSETPI, encoded by the coding sequence ATGCAGGTGGTCGCGGCTAGAAGTATCACAGAGTATAATCAAGCCCAAGAGGGTTTACAAATCAGAGAAGATAGTCGGCGAAAACAAAGCCAGACCTTGGTGCAATTGGCAAGAAGCAAGACATTTCAGCAAGGTAATCTCAATGCGTCCGTCAGGGAAATCACAGAAACTGCTGCTCGGACACTCTTAGTTGAGCGAGTCGGGGTATGGTTATATAATGAAGAACGTTCAAAAATGGAATGCATCGATTTATACGATGTCAATACCAAGGAGCATAGCTTTGGGAGCTCCCTTTTAAAAACAAATTATCCTGCTTATTTTCAGGCTTTAGAACAGGAACGTAGCATTGCCGTAGATGATGCTAGAAACGATATCAGAACTCAAGAATTATCAGAGTCTTATCTTTCTACTTTTGGCATCACATCCCTCCTGGATGCACCAATTTGGCTAGAGGGGCATTTGGTAGGCGTAGTCTGCCACGAACACATAGGCCAAGGTCGCCAATGGACTTTGGAGGAAGAAACTTTTGCTGGCTCAATTGCAGATTTTGTGACTTTGGCTATAGAAGCAAGCCAGCGAAATACCGCACAGGAAGCACTGCGACAGAGTGAGGCGCAATTTCGGGCGATTTTTGAGTGTTCTTCTATCGGCATTGCACTTATAGATATGAAAGCCCAGATAGTCGATACTAATGTGGCACTGTGCGAGATTTTAGGATATAGCCGAGAAGAGTTATACGGCAAACGCTTTACAAATTACCTTTGCAGACAAAAAGGCGATTTAGAGATTTACAAACAATTGGTGTCAGGAATTGGCACGGATTTAGGGAAAACTTCAAGGGTGGAAGTTAAAGGACAACCTGCGGATAGACATCGGATTGAGATGGAAAGATGCTGCCTGCATCAAAATGGTAGCTTAGTTTGGACTCATATCTCTGTTTCTGTCATTCCAGGCAGCAATGGTCAACCTGAGTTTTTTCTAGCGATGATTGAGGATATTACTGAACGCAAGCAAACAGAACTGAAACTACGTGCTTCTCAAGAAGCAGCCGAAGCAGCCAGTCGAGCAAAAAGTGAATTTTTAGCAACCATGAGCCACGAACTGCGGACGCCTCTGAATGCAATTATGGGTTTATCGCAATTGTTACAAGAAGAAATAGTTGGCTCTCTCAATGAAAAACAGAAGGAATATATCGATTGTATATACGGTAGTGGTGAACAGTTACTGGCAGTGATTAACGATATCTTGGATTTATCTAAGGTGGAAGCAGGCAAAGAAGAATTGTTGCTTTTACCTTTGCCAGTGTCAGAGATATGTAATTATGCCATATCGACAGTGCGCGATCGCGCTTTAGAAAAGGGATTGGGACTCACATGTGAAATTGATCCCGAAGCAGATACTTGCATTGCTGATGAACGACGCATCAAACAAATGCTACTTAACCTGCTCACTAATGCTGTTAAATTCACCCCAGCTGGTGAGGTATCGGTAGTAGTAAAAAAATTACCCCAAGGGATGAAATTTATAGTTTCAGATACTGGAATTGGTATTGACTCAAGTCAGTTTGAATTTCTATTTGAACCATTTAAACAGCTTGACAGTAAGTTAAATCGCCAGTATGAAGGCACTGGTTTGGGTTTAGCTTTGACACGCAAATTAGCGCGTTTGCACGGTGGAGATGTGACCGTTAAATCAACTTTGGGAGAAGGTAGCGAGTTTACTTTGTTTCTACCAAATCGGTCGCATCTGGAAGATGAGGGAGAAAATTTTACTTTGTCTGCATCATCTTCCCTGTCCATTCCTCAAAATCAAACGATTTTGTTTGTGGAAGACGAGCAAAATACTGGCATTGTGCTGCAAGATTATCTCCAGACAATTGGCTACCGAGTCAAGTGGATTAATAGCGGCAATGATTTTTTGAAGCAGGTGCAAAGCCTAAAGCCAGATTTAATTTTGTTGGATGTTCAGTTAGTAGGTGATGTTAGTGGCTGGGATTTACTAAATATTCTTAGACAAGAGCCTTCTTTAGAAGATTTGCAGGTGGTAATGATGGGCTTTAATGAACTTTCAGAAGAGAAAATTTCTATTCTGGAAGCTGGTGCTAACGACTATATCCTCAAACCAATTCGGATATTTGAATTAGAGTCAATGTTAATGCGATATTTGAATGAAATTGATTTTGAGATGAGCGAAACACCAATTTAG
- a CDS encoding cobalamin-binding protein, with protein sequence MIDSNVRIVSLIPGGTEILATLGLVNAIVGRSHECDYPPEIQNRPICTQARLNSNASSSQIHDEVNNLLQSALSIYQIKTDVLEQLQPTHILTQDQCDVCAVSFHEVEKAVATLVHSQPQIISLQPNILEDICADIERVGNTFGVDSVKVIENLEARIKICQQKIQGLGLNELPTVTCIEWTDPLMVAANWIPELVNLAGGQSLFSVAGQPSPHLPWETLIASNPDVIVFMPCGFDLNRTRQEAQLLTQLPEWEKLHATQAGRVYITDGNSYFNRPGPRLVDSLEILAEILHPEIFQYGYKGTGWEPL encoded by the coding sequence ATGATAGATAGTAATGTGAGAATTGTTTCCCTAATTCCCGGTGGGACAGAGATTTTAGCGACATTAGGACTGGTTAACGCTATTGTAGGGCGATCGCACGAATGTGATTACCCCCCAGAAATCCAAAATCGCCCCATTTGTACCCAAGCACGCCTCAACTCTAATGCTTCCAGCAGCCAAATTCACGATGAAGTCAACAATTTATTACAATCTGCTCTCAGTATCTATCAAATCAAAACAGATGTTTTAGAGCAGTTGCAACCTACCCACATTCTGACTCAAGACCAGTGTGATGTTTGTGCTGTCAGCTTCCATGAAGTCGAAAAAGCAGTTGCTACACTTGTTCACAGCCAACCCCAGATTATTTCTTTACAACCCAACATTCTCGAAGATATTTGCGCTGATATTGAGCGAGTAGGCAACACCTTTGGCGTAGACTCAGTAAAAGTCATAGAAAATTTAGAGGCTCGCATCAAAATTTGTCAGCAAAAAATCCAAGGACTTGGTTTAAATGAACTGCCCACCGTCACCTGCATCGAATGGACTGATCCTTTGATGGTAGCGGCGAATTGGATTCCGGAATTAGTCAACTTGGCAGGAGGGCAATCCCTGTTTAGTGTCGCAGGTCAGCCTTCTCCCCACTTACCGTGGGAAACACTAATAGCTAGTAATCCAGATGTAATTGTTTTTATGCCTTGTGGCTTTGATTTAAATCGCACCCGCCAAGAAGCCCAACTGTTAACTCAACTTCCTGAATGGGAAAAACTCCACGCCACCCAAGCTGGTAGAGTCTACATCACTGATGGTAATTCTTACTTCAATCGTCCAGGACCGCGATTGGTAGACTCTCTAGAAATTTTGGCAGAAATTTTACACCCAGAAATTTTTCAATACGGCTACAAAGGAACTGGTTGGGAACCTTTGTGA